A part of Aquibium oceanicum genomic DNA contains:
- the lpxB gene encoding lipid-A-disaccharide synthase, with product MTADRMRIAIVAGEESGDILAADLVSALAKESGKAIELSGVGGSHLQALGLETLFDPGEISLMGISAVLARLPQLFRRISATADAVVESNPDCLITVDVPDFSLRVARKVRAADPSIPIIHYVCPSVWAWRPQRAADMRGFVDHVLCVLPFEVAELERLDGPSATYVGHRLTHDTGLSAAAERQKAAPPREPRAARTLLLLPGSRRSEVTKLLDPFRETVETLIARGMTLRLVIPTVPHVADMVREGTADWPVKPEIVLGKDARYEAFGQADAALAASGTVTLELALARVPTLSCYKTDAFGRLAYSMIHAWSASLPNLIADRPVIPEYYDHFVRAGTIARHLEQLAGDTSARAAQLDGFDAIAAAMATDRPSGEIAAHAALEAMRKHRG from the coding sequence ATGACGGCGGACCGCATGCGCATCGCCATCGTCGCCGGAGAGGAATCGGGCGATATTCTCGCGGCCGACCTAGTATCGGCGTTGGCGAAGGAGAGCGGCAAGGCCATCGAACTTTCGGGCGTGGGCGGCAGCCATCTCCAGGCGCTCGGGCTCGAAACGCTGTTTGATCCGGGCGAGATTTCGCTGATGGGGATCTCGGCGGTCCTGGCGCGGCTTCCGCAACTCTTTCGCCGGATCTCGGCGACCGCGGACGCCGTGGTGGAGAGCAATCCGGACTGTCTCATCACCGTCGACGTCCCCGATTTCAGCCTGCGCGTGGCCAGGAAGGTCCGCGCGGCCGACCCGTCCATTCCGATCATCCACTATGTTTGCCCCAGCGTGTGGGCGTGGCGGCCGCAGAGGGCGGCCGACATGCGCGGCTTCGTGGATCATGTCCTGTGCGTCCTCCCCTTCGAGGTGGCGGAACTCGAACGGCTCGACGGGCCCTCCGCGACCTATGTCGGCCATCGCCTGACGCACGATACCGGGCTGTCGGCGGCGGCCGAACGGCAGAAGGCCGCGCCACCGCGCGAGCCGCGCGCGGCCAGGACGCTGCTCCTGTTGCCTGGTTCCAGGCGCAGCGAGGTGACGAAGCTGCTCGATCCCTTCAGGGAAACCGTGGAAACGCTGATCGCACGCGGCATGACCCTTCGGCTCGTCATTCCGACCGTCCCTCATGTCGCCGACATGGTTCGCGAAGGCACGGCGGACTGGCCGGTCAAACCCGAAATCGTCCTGGGAAAGGACGCCAGGTACGAGGCGTTCGGCCAGGCGGACGCGGCACTGGCCGCGTCGGGGACCGTGACCCTGGAACTGGCGCTCGCCCGGGTACCGACGCTTTCCTGCTACAAGACCGATGCGTTCGGCCGGCTTGCCTATTCCATGATCCATGCCTGGAGCGCATCGCTTCCGAACCTGATAGCGGATCGGCCGGTCATTCCGGAATACTACGACCATTTCGTGCGGGCCGGTACGATCGCGCGGCATCTCGAACAACTGGCCGGCGACACGTCGGCACGTGCAGCTCAGCTGGACGGGTTCGACGCGATCGCCGCTGCCATGGCGACGGATCGCCCTTCGGGCGAAATCGCCGCGCACGCCGCTCTCGAAGCGATGAGGAAACATCGCGGCTGA
- the gltX gene encoding glutamate--tRNA ligase — protein MPAPVVTRFAPSPTGYLHIGGARTALFNWLFSRHTGGKMLLRIEDTDRERSTEAATAAILDGLSWLGLAWDGEPVSQFARAERHREIGEELVRRGKAYRCYASQAELEEMREKARAEGRPPRYDGRWRDRDSAEAPAGVRPVIRIKAPQEGETVVHDKVQGDVRFPNKDLDDFIILRSDGNPTYMHAVVVDDHDMGVTHIIRGDDHLTNAARQTIIYQAMDWDVPVMAHIPLIHGADGAKLSKRHGALGVEAYRAMGYLPEALRNYLARLGWSHGDDEVMSTEEMIGWFEIEDVNKGAARFDFQKLEALNGMHMRRTPDAELLDNLLATLPYIEGGKAMADKLDDRRKAMLLQAMPGLKERAKTLVELADSAGYLFSERPLTLDEKAEKLVGEPPREILAGAKAALENITGEWNAETTEAAIRAYVAETGLKLGAVAQPLRAALTGRSTSPGVFDVLAVLGREESLGRLGDLL, from the coding sequence ATGCCCGCACCCGTCGTCACGCGCTTCGCGCCGTCCCCCACCGGTTACCTCCACATCGGCGGCGCGCGCACCGCGCTCTTCAACTGGCTCTTCTCCCGGCACACGGGCGGCAAGATGCTGCTGCGGATCGAGGACACTGATCGCGAGCGCTCGACCGAAGCGGCGACCGCGGCGATCCTCGACGGTCTTTCCTGGCTCGGCCTCGCCTGGGACGGCGAACCCGTCTCGCAATTCGCGCGCGCCGAGCGCCATCGAGAGATCGGCGAGGAACTCGTCCGGCGCGGCAAGGCCTATCGCTGCTATGCGTCCCAGGCCGAACTGGAGGAAATGCGCGAGAAGGCGCGCGCAGAAGGACGCCCTCCCCGCTACGACGGCCGCTGGCGCGACCGCGATTCGGCCGAGGCGCCGGCCGGCGTCAGGCCGGTCATCCGCATCAAGGCGCCCCAAGAAGGCGAGACCGTCGTGCACGACAAGGTGCAGGGCGACGTCCGTTTTCCCAACAAGGACCTCGACGACTTCATCATTCTGCGCTCGGACGGCAACCCGACCTACATGCACGCCGTCGTGGTCGACGATCATGACATGGGCGTCACACACATCATCCGCGGCGACGATCATCTGACCAATGCTGCGCGTCAGACGATCATCTATCAGGCGATGGATTGGGACGTACCGGTGATGGCCCACATTCCGCTCATCCACGGAGCGGACGGCGCGAAGCTGTCGAAGCGGCACGGAGCGCTCGGCGTCGAGGCCTACCGGGCCATGGGCTACCTGCCGGAAGCGCTGCGCAACTATCTGGCGCGGCTCGGCTGGAGCCACGGCGACGACGAGGTGATGTCGACGGAAGAGATGATCGGCTGGTTCGAGATCGAGGACGTGAACAAGGGCGCCGCGCGCTTCGATTTCCAGAAACTGGAAGCCCTGAACGGCATGCACATGCGCCGCACGCCGGATGCCGAACTCCTCGACAACCTTCTCGCGACGCTGCCCTATATCGAGGGCGGCAAGGCGATGGCCGACAAGCTCGACGACAGGCGCAAGGCCATGCTGCTTCAGGCCATGCCAGGTCTGAAGGAGCGTGCGAAGACGCTGGTGGAACTGGCCGACAGCGCCGGCTATCTGTTCTCCGAAAGGCCGCTGACCCTGGACGAGAAGGCGGAAAAGCTGGTCGGGGAGCCTCCGCGCGAGATTCTCGCGGGCGCGAAGGCGGCCCTCGAGAACATCACGGGCGAATGGAATGCGGAGACGACCGAAGCCGCGATCCGCGCCTACGTCGCCGAAACCGGGCTCAAGCTCGGCGCGGTGGCGCAGCCCCTGCGTGCAGCTCTCACCGGCCGTTCGACGTCGCCCGGCGTCTTCGACGTGCTCGCGGTGCTCGGACGCGAGGAGAGCCTCGGCCGCCTCGGCGACCTGCTGTGA
- the gltA gene encoding citrate synthase: protein MTDSTAKLDFGGKEIDLNVRQGSIGPEVIDIGKLYAQTGAFTYDPGFTSTASCESEITFIDGDEGMLLHRGYPIEQLAEHGDFLEVCYLLLYGELPTKTQKEDFDYRVTRHTMVHEQMSRFFTGFRRDAHPMAVMCGVVGALSAFYHDSTDISDPYQRMVASMRLIAKTPTIAAMAYKYHIGQPFVYPKNDLDYAANFLNMCFAVPCEDYKVNPVLARAMDRIFILHADHEQNASTSTVRLAGSSGANPFACIAAGIACLWGPAHGGANEAALNMLSEIGSVDRIPEFVARAKDKNDPFRLMGFGHRVYKNYDPRAKIMQKTTHEVLGELGIKDDPLLDVAMELEKIALTDEYFIEKKLYPNIDFYSGITLKALGFPTTMFTVLFAVARTVGWVAQWKEMIEDPHQKIGRPRQLYIGAPKRDYVAIAKR, encoded by the coding sequence ATGACCGATTCAACCGCAAAACTCGATTTCGGCGGCAAGGAAATCGACCTCAACGTCCGTCAGGGCTCGATCGGACCCGAAGTCATCGACATCGGCAAACTCTACGCCCAGACCGGCGCCTTCACCTACGATCCGGGCTTCACGTCCACCGCGAGCTGCGAATCCGAGATCACCTTCATCGATGGCGACGAGGGCATGCTGCTCCATCGCGGCTACCCGATCGAGCAGCTTGCCGAGCACGGCGACTTCCTGGAAGTCTGCTATCTGCTGCTCTATGGCGAATTGCCGACGAAGACGCAGAAGGAGGACTTCGACTACCGCGTCACCCGTCACACGATGGTGCACGAGCAGATGTCGCGCTTCTTCACCGGCTTCCGCCGCGATGCCCATCCGATGGCGGTGATGTGCGGCGTGGTCGGCGCGCTGTCGGCCTTCTACCACGATTCCACCGACATCTCGGATCCCTACCAGCGCATGGTCGCCTCCATGCGGCTGATCGCCAAGACGCCGACGATCGCAGCGATGGCCTACAAGTACCACATTGGCCAGCCGTTCGTTTACCCGAAGAACGACCTCGACTACGCGGCGAACTTCCTCAACATGTGTTTCGCGGTGCCGTGCGAGGACTACAAGGTGAACCCGGTTCTGGCGCGCGCCATGGACCGCATCTTCATCCTGCACGCCGACCATGAGCAGAATGCGTCGACCTCGACCGTTCGTCTCGCCGGGTCCTCGGGCGCCAATCCGTTTGCTTGCATCGCGGCCGGCATCGCCTGCCTGTGGGGTCCCGCCCATGGCGGAGCTAACGAGGCGGCATTGAACATGCTGTCGGAAATCGGCTCGGTCGACCGCATCCCCGAATTCGTCGCCCGCGCCAAGGACAAGAACGATCCTTTCCGCCTCATGGGCTTCGGGCACCGCGTCTACAAGAACTACGATCCGCGCGCCAAGATCATGCAGAAGACCACGCACGAGGTGCTCGGCGAACTCGGCATCAAGGACGATCCGCTGCTCGACGTGGCGATGGAGCTCGAGAAGATCGCGCTGACGGACGAGTACTTCATCGAGAAGAAGCTCTATCCCAACATCGACTTCTATTCCGGCATAACGCTGAAGGCGCTCGGCTTCCCCACCACCATGTTCACCGTGCTGTTCGCGGTCGCCCGTACCGTCGGCTGGGTGGCGCAGTGGAAGGAAATGATCGAGGATCCGCACCAGAAGATCGGCCGGCCGCGCCAGCTCTATATCGGCGCGCCGAAGCGCGACTACGTGGCGATCGCCAAGCGCTGA
- the lpxA gene encoding acyl-ACP--UDP-N-acetylglucosamine O-acyltransferase: MLAETFIHPAAVVEDGAQIGKGAQIGPFCHIGPHAVIGGNVELMSHVSVMNATRIGDGTKVYPNVTLGGPPQDTKHKGSVTRLEIGRNCKIRENVTMHVGSDASSGVTMVGDDGFFLANSHVAHDCVVGNNVTLTHGATLGGHCEIGDHAIVGGLTGVHQFVRVGRRAFLGGSSAVMGDVIPYGMVVGNRAKLHGFNLVGMRRSGMARAEIYRMREAYRRIFDPARPVAVNLESVAVEFADTPSVMEIVAFMTNRRKRYYCVPPYLKAEDSGDDPIG; the protein is encoded by the coding sequence GGCGCCCAGATCGGACCGTTCTGCCACATCGGCCCGCACGCGGTGATCGGCGGCAACGTGGAACTGATGAGCCACGTTTCGGTTATGAACGCCACCCGCATCGGAGACGGGACGAAGGTCTACCCCAACGTAACACTCGGCGGACCTCCGCAAGACACCAAGCACAAAGGCAGCGTCACGCGGCTTGAAATCGGCCGCAACTGCAAGATCCGGGAAAATGTCACGATGCACGTGGGCTCCGATGCGAGCAGCGGCGTCACTATGGTGGGCGACGACGGGTTCTTCCTCGCCAATTCGCACGTAGCCCATGACTGCGTGGTCGGAAACAACGTGACGCTAACCCACGGTGCAACCCTGGGTGGTCATTGCGAGATCGGGGATCACGCCATCGTAGGAGGGCTGACGGGCGTGCACCAGTTCGTCCGGGTCGGCAGACGCGCATTCCTGGGCGGCAGCTCCGCCGTCATGGGCGACGTCATCCCCTACGGCATGGTCGTGGGGAACCGGGCGAAGCTGCACGGATTCAACCTCGTCGGCATGCGCCGGTCCGGTATGGCCCGGGCTGAGATCTATCGTATGCGGGAAGCCTATCGCCGCATCTTCGATCCGGCACGACCGGTTGCGGTGAACCTCGAATCGGTAGCGGTCGAATTTGCGGATACCCCGTCGGTGATGGAGATCGTGGCCTTCATGACGAATCGCCGGAAGCGTTATTATTGCGTACCGCCCTATCTGAAGGCCGAAGATAGCGGCGATGACCCCATCGGCTGA
- a CDS encoding LpxI family protein: MTPSADPSRHGHAARDGRVAIVAGGGALPGELAAGLSLAARPPFLVIIEDQPDTDPDLFRFEHRMLKVEDYGTLISILRRAEATHVVLAGAISRRPALRSIRWNFSLLKVLPTVVAGLARGDDAILRAIVRHLEAEGFNVLGAHEILPDLIAREGQISQVKPSTTERRNIAAAMEAARAIGALDIGQAAIAVRGRVVALEGAEGTAEMIDRVRRLRTEGRIGKAGGVLVKCAKPNQELRADLPSIGPDTVRGVHAAGLAGIAVEAGRAIVLQRKQVIELADELGIFVTGIAGGTP, from the coding sequence ATGACCCCATCGGCTGATCCGTCGCGTCATGGCCATGCCGCGCGAGACGGTCGCGTCGCCATCGTGGCAGGCGGGGGAGCACTGCCCGGCGAACTGGCCGCTGGGCTGTCGCTGGCCGCCCGCCCGCCGTTCCTCGTAATCATCGAGGATCAGCCCGACACCGATCCGGATCTGTTCCGCTTCGAGCACCGGATGCTGAAGGTGGAGGACTACGGAACGCTCATCTCGATACTGCGGCGTGCGGAAGCCACGCACGTCGTCCTGGCCGGAGCCATTTCCCGGCGACCGGCGCTGCGATCGATCCGCTGGAACTTCAGCCTCCTGAAAGTGCTGCCGACCGTCGTCGCCGGTCTCGCGCGCGGCGATGACGCTATCCTTCGCGCGATCGTGCGGCATCTCGAGGCTGAAGGCTTCAACGTCCTGGGCGCACACGAGATCCTGCCGGACCTCATCGCGCGAGAGGGACAGATCTCGCAGGTGAAACCCTCCACCACGGAACGCCGCAACATCGCAGCCGCGATGGAGGCGGCGCGGGCGATCGGCGCTCTCGACATCGGTCAGGCAGCGATCGCCGTGAGGGGCCGCGTCGTGGCGCTGGAAGGCGCTGAAGGGACGGCGGAGATGATCGATCGCGTGCGACGATTGCGGACCGAGGGGCGGATCGGCAAGGCCGGCGGTGTCCTCGTCAAGTGCGCCAAGCCGAACCAGGAGCTTCGCGCCGATCTTCCCTCGATAGGTCCCGATACCGTCAGGGGCGTTCACGCGGCGGGACTTGCAGGAATTGCCGTCGAGGCGGGGAGGGCAATCGTGCTGCAGCGGAAGCAAGTCATCGAACTGGCCGACGAACTCGGTATCTTCGTGACCGGTATTGCCGGCGGCACGCCATGA